Below is a window of Polyangiaceae bacterium DNA.
GTCGCCCACGTTCGCCCCGACTCGCCCCGCCTCGACGAGTGGCGGGCTCGCTTCGAGGCGCTGGGCGCGGTCGTGGACGCGACCCCATGGGAAGCAGCGCCGCTCCGCGACGCCTTGGTCCGGCACGCGCCCTCCGTGGTCTACGCCTTGCTCGGCACCACGCGCGCGCGCGCCCGCGCCTCGGGCGGACACGACGACTACGAGCACGTGGACTACGGGCTCACCGCCTTGCTCCTGCGCGCGGCGGTGGCGAGCGGGCTGCGCCCGCGCTTCGTCTACCTGTCGGCGTTGGGCGCCACGCCGACCAGCAAGAACCGCTACCTCGCGGTGCGCGCGCGCCTCGAGCGGGAGATCGGCGAGAGCGGCCTGCCCTACAGC
It encodes the following:
- a CDS encoding NAD(P)H-binding protein — encoded protein: MTAFIAGATGYTGRELVRVLREGGRTVVAHVRPDSPRLDEWRARFEALGAVVDATPWEAAPLRDALVRHAPSVVYALLGTTRARARASGGHDDYEHVDYGLTALLLRAAVASGLRPRFVYLSALGATPTSKNRYLAVRARLEREIGESGLPYSFVRPAFITGPDRDDGRLGERVMAGTLDAALALAGALGGKDLAARYRSTTATTLAAALARVGYDPAFENRSAQGDALR